In a genomic window of Candidatus Izemoplasma sp.:
- a CDS encoding nucleotidyl transferase AbiEii/AbiGii toxin family protein: MKLHLNKELFENYIALASQEEDIDEAIVLKDYFVTLALKHIYAIHDDLVFIGGTSLSKCFNIINRFSEDIDLVETAKSRKGKQKATHEIINELASVWAWNSEATNDKYADFKEMYLYYDTNAVSDLDQRVKLELITFMDPFPVIEKKVEAIILKYMDQEEIAEFDMQPVAVLTQEPYRTFFEKITLEKELFKNDIEGNPLDETQEKRARDFYDIHKIWNFYDKAVPIDIDNFNQMITSRHKHRKNRTIVNYDEFNQYKLHEMFNKKNIRKQLEEIDFRKLSIRDLDCDDIETSLKEIDDFFQKLII, encoded by the coding sequence ATGAAGTTACATCTAAATAAAGAGTTATTTGAGAATTATATTGCATTAGCAAGTCAGGAAGAAGACATTGATGAAGCGATTGTATTAAAAGACTATTTTGTGACATTGGCACTTAAACATATATATGCTATTCATGATGATCTGGTGTTTATTGGGGGAACATCACTATCTAAATGTTTTAACATCATCAATCGTTTTTCAGAAGATATTGATTTAGTCGAAACCGCCAAAAGCAGAAAAGGCAAACAAAAAGCAACACATGAAATTATCAACGAACTTGCATCAGTATGGGCATGGAATAGTGAAGCCACTAACGATAAGTATGCTGACTTTAAGGAAATGTATTTATATTATGATACTAATGCTGTGAGTGATTTAGATCAAAGAGTTAAACTTGAACTAATCACATTTATGGATCCGTTTCCTGTCATTGAGAAGAAAGTAGAAGCGATTATTTTGAAATACATGGATCAAGAGGAGATCGCTGAATTTGATATGCAACCAGTAGCTGTTTTAACTCAAGAACCATATAGAACATTTTTTGAAAAAATAACATTAGAGAAAGAACTCTTCAAAAATGATATAGAAGGCAATCCGTTAGATGAAACACAAGAAAAGAGAGCTAGAGATTTTTATGATATCCATAAAATTTGGAATTTTTATGACAAAGCAGTTCCTATAGACATTGATAATTTTAATCAAATGATTACATCAAGACATAAACATAGGAAAAATAGAACAATAGTTAATTACGATGAATTTAATCAATATAAATTGCATGAAATGTTTAACAAGAAGAACATAAGAAAGCAATTAGAAGAAATTGACTTTAGAAAACTATCCATTAGAGATTTAGACTGTGATGATATAGAAACATCATTAAAAGAAATTGATGATTTCTTCCAAAAACTAATCATTTAA